A DNA window from Vigna unguiculata cultivar IT97K-499-35 chromosome 10, ASM411807v1, whole genome shotgun sequence contains the following coding sequences:
- the LOC114166661 gene encoding 60S ribosomal protein L5-like — MAFVKAQKSRAYFKRYQVKFKRRREGKTDYRARIRLINQDKNKYNTPKYRFVVRFTNKDIIAQITSATIAGDNVLAAAYAHELPRYGLEVGLTNYAAAYCTGLLLARRVLKKLEMDEEYEGNVEATGEDYSVEPADTRRPFRALLDVGLIRTTTGNRVFGALKGALDGGLDIPHSDKRFAGFDKDKKELDADVHRKYVFGGHVAAYMKTLNEDEPEKYQSHFSAFIKRGIEPDGLEDLYKKVHAAIRADPTFKQSEKQAPKEHKRYNLKKLTYEERKAKLVARLQALNSAAGDDDESDDE, encoded by the exons ATG GCGTTTGTTAAGGCTCAGAAATCAAGGGCCTACTTCAAGAGATATCAAGTGAAGTTCAAGAGAAGAAGAg AGGGAAAAACCGATTACCGAGCCAGGATTCGGTTGATAAACCAGGATAAGAACAAGTACAATACACCAAAATATCGATTTGTGGTTCGATTT ACTAACAAGGACATCATTGCCCAAATAACATCTGCTACCATTGCTGGTGATAATGTTCTTGCTGCAGCATATGCACATGAGCTGCCACGCTATGGTCTTGAAGTAGGCCTTACAAACTATGCCGCAG CTTATTGCACTGGACTCTTGTTGGCCCGTCGAGTGCTTAAGAAGCTTGAAATGGACGAGGAGTATGAAGGAAATGTCGAG GCCACCGGAGAGGATTATTCAGTGGAACCAGCGGATACCAGGAGACCATTCCGTGCTCTCCTTGATGTTGGTCTTATTAGGACCACAACAGGCAATCGTGTCTTTGGTGCCCTTAAG GGAGCTCTCGATGGGGGTTTGGATATACCTCATAGTGATAAAAGGTTTGCTGGCTTTGATAAGGATAAGAAGGAGCTTGATGCTGATGTTCATCgcaaatatgtttttggtggACATGTTGCTGCTTATATGAAG ACATTGAATGAGGATGAGCCAGAGAAATACCAGTCACACTTTAGTGCTTTTATTAAGCGGGGAATAGAGCCTGATGGTTTGGAGGATTTGTATAAGAAGGTTCATGCTGCCATCCGAGCTGATCCTACTTTCAAACAATCTGAGAAGCAGGCGCCAAAGGAGCACAAGAG GTACAATCTGAAGAAACTCACTTATGAGGAGAGAAAGGCTAAATTGGTTGCACGCTTACAGGCTCTCAACTCTGCTGCTGGTGATGACGATGAGAGTGATGATGAGTGA